CCGCCCGGCGGTTCGCCCGCGCCAGAACGCTCTCGCCGATCGCGAACAGCAGACCGCTCCACAGCAGGCTGAAGCAGAGGATGGGCGCCGCCATCCGGTACAGACTGATCCCGCAGGCCTTCATCACCGTCAACTCGTTCGTCCGGGTCAGCAGGCCGACGGTCACGAGCGTGGTTACCAGCGCCGCAACGGGGAGGACGTAGGAGACGAACTGCGGCGTGGCGTACCAGAAGTACTCCAGCAGCCTCAGCAGGGTGGTCTCGTCCTTGAACAGCTTGTCGGAGAGGTCCAGGAAGGTGATCACGTAGAAGAGGCCGAGCAGGCCGACGAAGGCGAGCGTCATCCAGCGCAGGTAGATCTGCGTCACGTACCGGTCGAGGAGGCCGATTCCCGGCGCCGCCCGGGACACCCTGACGAGGATTGGCGGGTCCGCCGGCTCGGCCGTTGCCGGCGCTTCCGCGGGTCGGAGCGCCGGCGATGCAAGCCACGGAAGCGCCGCGTGCGGCTCGTTCGACCGAGCGCGCCACCAGACCAGGCCGGCGCCGGCCAGACCCATCACCACGTTCGGTATCCACCTCACGAGGTGCGGCGACAGCCACTGTCCCTTGGCCAGCGCCGTACCCAGGTACAGCATCACGTAGTACGCGAGGATGACGGCGATCCCGAGCGCGAAGCTCGCCAGACGTCCTTCCTTGCGGCTGCTGGCTCCCAATCCGACGGCGAGCAGCACGAAGACGAAGCACGCCACGGGAATCGAGAATTTCTCGTGGATGGCCATGATCGGCTGATGCGGCGAGATCCCCGCCGCGCGCATCGCCGAGGCCTCTTCCCGCAGTTCCGGTATGGACAGCTCGTCGACATCCCGTGCCGGCCCGCCGTCCGGAAACACCGACGAGGCATCGAGCTGAATCGTCAGCTCTTCGAAGCGGTGCACCTCGTACGCGGACGGGACGGCCGGGTCCACCCGGTGTCGCTCACCGTTGCGCAGGGCGACGGCAACGGTGCGCAGTTCCTCGTCCACCGCGACGCGGCCCCATTCGGCCACGTAGACGTCAGGCTGTTCCGGCCGCTCGACGTCCGCGAGGAAGACGTCTCTCCAGCCGTCCGGCGCGACCTCCCGCACGTAGAGAACCGCGCGCGGAAACCGATCCACCTGAAACACGCGCGGCTTGATCTCGCCCTCGGCGCGGTTCGCCGACACGCGGAACACCGTCTCCCGCAAGCGTCGGTTGGCGTTCGGCACCGCCTCGGCCAGCAGGTAGCAGTCGATCGCCGCCGCCAGGGCGGCCAGGACGAGCAGCGGCGACAGGATGCGGAAGACGCCGATGCCGCACGCCTGCATCGCCACCATCTCGCGGTCGCCCGACAGGCGTCCGAGCCCCATCAGGACCCCGACCAGGAGCGCCATCGGAATCGTCAGGCCCAGCGAGTACGGCAGCGCCGTCACGAGAATCCGCAGGATGTCGCCCAGGTCCACGCCGACCCCGATCAGCTCTTCCGCGTGCTTGGTGATCGGGTCGAGCATCAGCAGGAAGGTGAAGAC
Above is a window of Acidobacteriota bacterium DNA encoding:
- a CDS encoding YjgP/YjgQ family permease; the protein is MFGILGRYVLREVIPPFCLAQVVFTFLLMLDPITKHAEELIGVGVDLGDILRILVTALPYSLGLTIPMALLVGVLMGLGRLSGDREMVAMQACGIGVFRILSPLLVLAALAAAIDCYLLAEAVPNANRRLRETVFRVSANRAEGEIKPRVFQVDRFPRAVLYVREVAPDGWRDVFLADVERPEQPDVYVAEWGRVAVDEELRTVAVALRNGERHRVDPAVPSAYEVHRFEELTIQLDASSVFPDGGPARDVDELSIPELREEASAMRAAGISPHQPIMAIHEKFSIPVACFVFVLLAVGLGASSRKEGRLASFALGIAVILAYYVMLYLGTALAKGQWLSPHLVRWIPNVVMGLAGAGLVWWRARSNEPHAALPWLASPALRPAEAPATAEPADPPILVRVSRAAPGIGLLDRYVTQIYLRWMTLAFVGLLGLFYVITFLDLSDKLFKDETTLLRLLEYFWYATPQFVSYVLPVAALVTTLVTVGLLTRTNELTVMKACGISLYRMAAPILCFSLLWSGLLFAIGESVLARANRRAEALNREIRTGRTQPFGTGDRAWLVNEDGDIYHYLHFDADGPAVSGLSVYEFTGRPWSLSGRTYAAEASFQGAWKGRGVWSRAFPTAEAATTYDHGSEQGLPAVAPPAVFSAELPDAELMSYRELERHVVELRALGFDVVNLVVELHRKASFPFVTFILTLIAVPFAVTIGPRGALYGVGAGIVLAFTYWIVLSVFGALGSAGVLMPATAAWAPNLIFGAAAGCFLFSVRT